The window ATTTTTATTATGCGTTATGAACCGTTAAAAATCTTATCAAACCGTGATTAAGGAGTGAGGCGTATGTCAGTATTAAAGCTTGAAAATATTAGTTTTGCTTATGATAAAAAACCAATCTTTAAAGACTTAAATTTAGAATTTGAAAAAGGAAAAGTATATGCGATCATTGGGCGTTCAGGTACAGGAAAAACAACACTATTATCAGTTCTTTCAGGATTAGCTGCTCCAACGACGGGAAAGGTTTATTATGATGGGAAAGATATTGAAAAAATAAATAAGTATGATTTTCGTAGTCAGTATGTTGGCGTTGTGTTTCAAAGCTTTAACTTATTAACGAAATTCACAGCCTTTGAAAATGTGAGCTTGTCGATGGATATTGCAAAATTTCATGTCCCTGATAAAAAGAAGTATGTTTATGATCTATTAAACAGTGTCGGTTTAGATGAAGAAAAAGCGAACCGTCGTATTTTAAAATTATCAGGTGGACAGCAACAACGTGTAGCCATTGCTCGTGCTCTATCTTATCAACCAGAAATTATTTTAGCCGATGAACCAACTGGAAACTTAGACGGTGAAACAGAAGCTGAAATTATTAAAATTCTAAAAGGATTAGCGGCGCAAGGAAAATGTGTCATCTTAGTTACTCATACACCAGAAGTCGCTAAAGCAGCTGATCATGTGTATGATTTATCTAATTTAAAGAAAGTAAAATAGACTAAAAACCTTTCATCCGTAGATGAAAGGTTTTTTAATGGAATCGATTAATTTTAATTTTTTTTATTATTTACGGGTTACTGAATAAATCGTTTCTAGGT of the Turicibacter sp. TJ11 genome contains:
- a CDS encoding ABC transporter ATP-binding protein, which translates into the protein MSVLKLENISFAYDKKPIFKDLNLEFEKGKVYAIIGRSGTGKTTLLSVLSGLAAPTTGKVYYDGKDIEKINKYDFRSQYVGVVFQSFNLLTKFTAFENVSLSMDIAKFHVPDKKKYVYDLLNSVGLDEEKANRRILKLSGGQQQRVAIARALSYQPEIILADEPTGNLDGETEAEIIKILKGLAAQGKCVILVTHTPEVAKAADHVYDLSNLKKVK